Below is a window of Agrobacterium vitis DNA.
TGTACCAGGGACGGTACACGGCGGAACGCACCTTGGACGTATCCAGCCAGGGCAGGAAGAACAAGACGATGATCGCCCCGAACATCACCAACACGCCGCCCAGCTTGGAATCGATGAACAGCACGTTGAAGGTGATGGCACGCAGCATGGCGTAGAACGGCAGGAAGTACCATTCAGGCACGATATGTGCCGGGGTCTTTAGCGGATCGGCCATGATGTAATTGTCGGGATGGCCGAGGAAGTTCGGCATGTAGAAGATGAACCAGGCATAGGCGATCAGGAAGATCGACACGCCGAAGGCGTCCTTCAGCGTCGCATAGGGCGTAAACGGCACCGTGTCGGTCTTTGACTTCACCTCAACCCCGGTCGGATTGGTCTGCCCGGTGACATGCAGTGCCCAGATATGCAGGATAACCACGCCTGCGATCATGAAGGGCAGCAGGTAATGCAGCGAGAAGAACCGATTCAGCGTTGGCTGATCGACGGCGAAGCCACCAAGCAGGAAGGTCTGGATCCACTCGCCCACATAAGGAAAGGCCGAGAAGAAGCCGGTGATAACAGTCGCACCCCAGAAGGACATCTGGCCCCAGGGCAGAACGTAGCCCATGAAGGCGGTTGCCATCATCAGCAGGAAGATCACCACACCGAGAATCCAGAGGATTTCGCGGGGCGCCTTGTAGGACCCATAGTAAAGACCGCGGGCGATATGCAGGTAGACGGCGATGAAGAAGAAGGACGCGCCATTGGCATGCATATAGCGCAGCAGCCAACCATGGTTGACGTCGCGCATGATCTTTTCGACGGAGTTGAAAGCAACAGTGGTATCAGCGGTATAATGCATGGCCAGCACGACGCCGGTCAGGATCTGCACGATCAGCATCACGGCCAGCATGGCACCGAATGTATAGGCGTAGTTCAGATTGCGCGGTACGGGAAAAGCAATGAAACTATCATAGACCAAGCGCGGCAAGGGTAGCCGCTGATCGATCCACCGTGTCAGCCCGCTCGAAGGCTGGTAACTGGAATGCCCACTCATCAATCTCTCCCCCTCAGCCGATCTTGATCACGGTATTGGATACGAACCCATAATTTGGAATATGCAGGTTTTCCGGCGCCGGGCCTTTGCGGATACGGCCGGCCGTATCGTAGACAGAGCCATGACAGGGACAGAACCACCCGCCATATTCCCCGGCCTGACCAAGCGGTACGCAGCCGAGATGGGTGCAGGAGCCGATCATCACGATCCAGTTTTCCTTGCCCTGCCCCGCCGAGCGGGCAAGATCGGTCGCCTGGGCGTCGTCGCCGGCATTGGCGTTGCGCGCCACCGGGTCCTTCAGCTGGGCAATCGGCACGCCCTTGGCCTCTTCCACTTCCTTGTCGGTGCGGTTGCGGATGAAGACCGGCTTGCCGCGCCATTTGACCGTCAGCGACATGCCCGGCTGAAGAGCCGAGACATCTACCTCGATAGAGGCCAGAGCCAGGGTCGAGGCATCGGGCCGCATCTGGTCGATAAAGGGCCAGGCCACAGCCGCAACGCCAACTGCGCCCGCCATGCCGGTGGCGAGATAAAGGAAGTCGCGGCGCGTCGGCTCGCCCGCGCCCATGCCTCCGCCCGCAGTTTCAGTCTGTGTATTGTGTTCGCTCACGGTCAAACCATCCTCTTCGCATCGCCTGCGACAAACCGTTGGAGCGCCATGGGTCACTCTCACCCGCAAAGGACGCTCGATCACTTTTCATCCGCCGCAATACCCGTTCAACGAGCAGGTCCTACGGCAGCGGTCCCCCTGACGGCATCCATGACGCCACAAAATCGCCATAGATTCTCCGCCTCCAAGTCAATTTCTATGCGCGCTGGTGAAATCTGTCCAGTGTTCAACCGCATCAGAGGCAACATGTCGCGGAAAACTTTAGGAAAACCAGGGATAAAAATTCCCCTGCAATTGCAGGGATTTGCGCTTTATCAAGAGCCAGGACACGAGAAGAGCCCGGTTTTTCACGCTTTTGACTGCAAACCTGATTTGAAAAAAGTCAAGACTTGTGCAATGCGCAAGTGACTGTTGCGCTGCAAAATTTTCGTGATCCGCATGTGTAATCGTTGTGAGTTGACCTCGGGATTTTGGCAGTCTCGTTATGAAGCCCAAAGGTGCAGGCTTGATTGCAGGATATTGTCTTTTCGGAAATCAGGTTCCGTGCCATCTGACAGGCCGTATGCATGGCGATTGAAGCATGGGACGACAACCGGAACCGGCTTGAAGATAAAATCATGCAACAAATAGAAAGTGTTATAGAAGCGCAGTCGACACCCTATAGGCTGCATAACACTGCAATCCCGCAAAAGGCAAGAAGATGAAATCGATGCTGCTGCACATCATGGCAACCCTGCTCGTGCTTGCCCTTGGCGTCTTTGCCCTGCGTTACACGACCAGTTTCTGGGGTGCGGGGGTGATCTATAGCCTTCAGCTGCACGCCGGGCTGGCCATGTTGCTCATGGCGCTGTTCTGCCTGGCGCTGCGCCCCGGCCTGTTCACCATGACCCTTCTGGCCGCCACACTGTTCATCGCCGGTCATGCCGTCTGGATGATCTGGGCCACCCTGCCGCAAACACCCCGGATTGATCTGGCGCGCATGCAGCCGTTCAGGGTCCTGTCCTTCAACGTGCTGGGCGACAACCTGGAAAACGGCGGTGCGATCACCGATTACATTCTCGAATCGGGGGCGGATGTCGCCTATGTGATGGAGGCGGCCCCCGTTTCCCTGCATCTCGACCGGCTGGTGAAGACCTACCCTTATCGGATCGGCTGCGGCGAGCACACGCCGACCTGCGACCTGATGATCCTCTCGAAATATCCGCTTGATATGATCTATGTCGGCAATCTCAGCGATCTCAGGCGCGACCGGTTCGCCATGGCGAAAATCCACGTCGGCGGCACCGCCTTGCATCTGGCAGCCGCCCATTTGAGCAAGCCCTATTTCGACGGCTACCACATGGAGGAACTGGGAGAGCTGGGCGACGTCTTGAGCGGCATCGATGGCCCTCTCCTGCTGGCCGGTGATTTCAATGCCTCGACGCTGGCACCCGACATGCAGAAACTGCTGAAAGTCACCGGCATGACCACGACCGGGTTGGAGCCCGCCACATGGCCAATCATCGGCGGCGCCTTCGGCGTGCCAATCGACCATATTTTCATCCGCAGCCCGCTGATGGCGGCGAAGCTGTCACGCATTCCCTCGAATTTCGGCTCCAACCATTATGGACTGATCACCGATCTGCTGCTGCCGAAGGGGTGATGAAGCTCACGTCCGTCCGCATCCAGATTATCGAAAGGACGACAGCCACAGAAGACATTGCACCCGCACTCTTCCGCATTTATCTTGCACGTCCATAATTTTGCACCCAATGCCCAAAGTCAGACATTTTCAATCCTAATTATCGACATAGAGAATTGGCCGCCGACAAAAAAGGCCTTATCCAAATGGCGCAAATATTTTTCTTTGTAATATTCACTTTGATTGGTGTGTTTGCCACTAGTTGGCAAGCTGAAGCAGAAGACAATCAAGTTTGGCAACCTTCGGGCGGCATTCAGCAAATTCCAATCTGGCCCCATGAAGCGCCAGACATGGAGACTATTTCACTCCCACCAGAGAGTTTGAAACCGGGAAAGCAGACGATCCTTAACGTAACCCATCCAACAATGACTATTTACCCGCCTAAAGGTAAGAACAGCGGCACTGCAATCGTGGTGTTTCCCGGCGGCGGGTTCCGTGTTCTGGCAATGGACCTGGAGGGTACCGAGATCTGCGATTGGATAACAGGCAACGGCATAACCTGTATTCTTCTCAAATATCGAGTGCCAGGAAGTGACGATTATTGGGACCCCGACTGCCATTGCCGGGTTATCCCAAAAATACGCCGAGCCCTTCAAGACGCACAGCGCACGGTTCGCCTCGTCAGAGCGCGCTCGCAGACATTGAATATCGATCCACACAAAGTTGGCGTGATTGGATTTTCATCCGGCGGGTTTTTGGTCGCTGAAATAAGCAATATTTCGAAGCCCAATTACGTGCCCGTGGATGAAGCAGACAAGTTGAGCAGCCACCCGGACTTTGCTATCGCTGCATATCCGGGGCATATGTGTTACGATTCCGGCCAACCTAGGCATTTAAATTTCGCGATCACGAAAGCGGCGCCGCCGACATTTCTCGTTCAAGCAAGCGACGACGACGTCGATAACCCCTGCAATAGCAAGGTTTATGCGGATGGCCTCAAGAAAGCTGGCGTGCCCACCGAACTCCATATTTTTGATAGGGGAGGTCATGCGTTTGCGCTGCGAAAGCCTGATTTACCGGTAGGACAATGGCCTAATCTCGCAATCGTCTGGCTAAAGAAAGTGGGCATGTTGTGATAAGGGAATTGCCACTGGAAGAAGGTCCAGGGGGCGTTAGATAGCGGGTTCGTAATACAAAAATTACCTCGAATGAATCAGGCTGGTCCATGTATGAGATAACGAAAACGAAGGGGTCTTTCACGAAAATGAGGACGCTTCGCTGGAGGCTGGCGATTACCTTTTTAAAGATCGTTTTCCGAAAGGAAGAAAGACTAATCTATTCTCTCAAGGCGCTTGGAATGAGTGATCTCTTCTGCGTGCGGGCTCTCGAATTCGCTTATCATCTGGACAATCACTCAGCGAGCATGCTGATCGGCAAGTTCATTGCTAATCCATTTACTGAACCTAAAATCTGAGCCGTCCTTCCGGGTCGGAGTTCATTATTCCGCTCGCATGCAACGCTTATGATCATTATTCCGCCGCCCGATCCGCCTCCTCACCGCCAATAAATCCCCCCGATTGGCGCGCCCAAAGCTCGGCGTAGAGCCCGCCCCGCTCCACCAGTTCGTCATGGCTGCCCTCTTCGATGATCCGACCCTGGTCGATCACCACGAGGCGGTCGAGGCTGGCGATGGTGGAGAGGCGGTGGGCGATGGCGAGCACGGTTTTGCCGGTCATCAGCTGTTCCAGATTGGACTGGATGGCGGCTTCCACTTCCGAATCGAGCGCCGAGGTCGCCTCGTCCAGCACCAGGATCGGCGCATCCTTCAGCATCACCCGGGCGATGGCGATCCGCTGGCGCTGGCCGCCGGAAAGTTTCACGCCGCGTTCGCCGACATGGACGTCAAAGCCGGTGCGGCCGCGCTGATCGACCAGTTTTTCGATAAAGCCCAGCGCCTCGGCCTGATCGGCGGCGGCGCGCAGTTGCTCTTCGCTCGCCTCATCGCGGCCAAACAGGATGTTGTCACGGATCGAGCGGTGCAGCAGGGCTGTATCCTGGGTCACCATGCCGATCTTGCCCCGCAGGCTTTCCTGCGTCACCGCGCGCAGATCCTGACCATCGATCCGGATCGCGCCGCCCTCGACATCGTAGAACCGCAGCAGAAGGTTGACCAGCGTGGTCTTGCCAGCCCCGGAGCGCCCGACAATGCCGACTTTCTCGCCGGGCTTGATGGTCAGCGACAGATGATCGATGGCCCCCTTCTGCTTGCCATAATGGAAAGACACATCCTCAAAGCGGATTTCCGGACCGGTGACAGCGAGCACTTTGGCATCGGGCCGGTCCTTCAGGCCGATGGGCTGGGAAATCATCTCGGCGGCGTTCTGGATCGTGCCGATATTGCGCATCATACCGTTCAACTGGGTCATCATCCGGTTTAGCAGCATGCTGAGGCGCAGAACGAGGCCAAGGGTAAACGCCATGCCACCCGCCGTCATCGCCCCTGAAAACCACCGGTCGATGCAGACGGCGGCAATCATCAGGATCATACCGCCCGACAGCAGTGCCAGCGAGGCGCGCACCCCGGTGATCAGCCGGGTAAAGGGTGCCTGTGCCGCCTGGAACCGCTCGAACCCGGCGCGGATGTAATGATCGTTCTGCCGTTCGCGGGCAAACAATTTCAGGGTCTGGATATTCGCATAGCTATCCACCAGCCTGCCGGTCAGCGCCGAACCTGCTTCGGCTGTGTCACGGGCATGGCGGCGGATGCGCGGTACGAAATAGCGGGCCAGCACAGCGAAAACCAGCACCCATACGGCGATGATCGCCGCCAGCACCCAGTCCAGTTGCGCCAAAAGCGCCATGGTGGAAATCGTATAGATCACCATGAACCAGGCGACTTGCAACAGCGACGTCAGGAGATCGCCCGTTGCCTGCCCGCCCGCCCAGACCTTGGTGGCAATCCGCCCGGCAAAATCATTATGGAAGAAGTTCAGCGATTGGCGCGCGACATGCACATGGCTTTGCCAGCGCACCAGATTGAGGAAATTCAGCACCACGACCTGTTCTTCGACCAGCGCGCTCAGCGTGATCACCGCAAATCGCACGAAGACGACAACGGCGGCAATGCCCAGCAGTTCAAGCCCATGCGCACCGAGCAGCCCCTGCCAGCCTGCCGCTTTGGGGACGGTATCGATCAGATCCACCAGCCGCCCGACAAACCAGAACATGCTGGCTTCCATGACCGCCACCGCGCCACCAAATATCGCCATGGCAAAAAATGCCCACTTGGCTTGGCGCACGTAAAACCACACGAAAGCCGTGGTGCCGCGCGGTGGGCAAAGATCCGCACGCTCGGTAAAGGGATCGACCCAGCGTTCGAATAGACGGATGACGGCGGCAATCAGCATGGAGCGGGACCTCGATAGAGCCGAACGGGACGAGTCGGTTCTCTCGCAAACTAGGGCTATTGCGGACCGGGACAAAGGTGCTGATGTCGATTGGCCGGTTATATTTGCGTGATCAGGATGGTAACACCCTGGTTGCCGTGACACCTGTACGTCGAGCCGAAATCGCCCTGAAGGGAACCCCAATATGAAGTTGATTGTTGAGATTGGGACGATAAAAGATGTTGAGCCGTGGGCGCAGCTTCGTACCGCGCTCTGGCCGCATCACACACTTGAAGATCATCGCGCTGAATTGGTCCGAACGTTTCTCTCGGAAAATGGAAAAGCCATCGCGTTTATCGCCCGAAACACCGCGAATGAAGCGGTCGGCTTTGCTGAGGCCAGCTTGCGACATGATTATGTGAATGGATGCAGCAGTTCGCCCGTTCTATTCCTCGAAGGAATTTATGTCTGGCCCGCTGACAGGCGACAAGGGATTGCAGGATTGCTTTGCAATGCCGTTGCCGAATGGGGAAAGTCGCTTGGATGTGTTGAATTTGGCTCTGACGCGCCGCTAGACAATTCAGCCAGCCATGCGCTCCATACCGCTTTGGGCTTTGAGGAGACACAGCGCGTCGTCGTCTTCCGAAAGCCGTTATAGGCCCGTATAGCTTTTCAACCAGGATCTGCCGCCAGATCCATGCCATCACCT
It encodes the following:
- a CDS encoding cytochrome b, translated to MSGHSSYQPSSGLTRWIDQRLPLPRLVYDSFIAFPVPRNLNYAYTFGAMLAVMLIVQILTGVVLAMHYTADTTVAFNSVEKIMRDVNHGWLLRYMHANGASFFFIAVYLHIARGLYYGSYKAPREILWILGVVIFLLMMATAFMGYVLPWGQMSFWGATVITGFFSAFPYVGEWIQTFLLGGFAVDQPTLNRFFSLHYLLPFMIAGVVILHIWALHVTGQTNPTGVEVKSKTDTVPFTPYATLKDAFGVSIFLIAYAWFIFYMPNFLGHPDNYIMADPLKTPAHIVPEWYFLPFYAMLRAITFNVLFIDSKLGGVLVMFGAIIVLFFLPWLDTSKVRSAVYRPWYKLFFWIFVADCILLGWLGSRQPTDTFTTMAQFGTLYYFGFFLVIMPLLGLLETPRRVPNSITEAVLAKAGKTEAHV
- the petA gene encoding ubiquinol-cytochrome c reductase iron-sulfur subunit codes for the protein MSEHNTQTETAGGGMGAGEPTRRDFLYLATGMAGAVGVAAVAWPFIDQMRPDASTLALASIEVDVSALQPGMSLTVKWRGKPVFIRNRTDKEVEEAKGVPIAQLKDPVARNANAGDDAQATDLARSAGQGKENWIVMIGSCTHLGCVPLGQAGEYGGWFCPCHGSVYDTAGRIRKGPAPENLHIPNYGFVSNTVIKIG
- a CDS encoding endonuclease/exonuclease/phosphatase family protein — its product is MKSMLLHIMATLLVLALGVFALRYTTSFWGAGVIYSLQLHAGLAMLLMALFCLALRPGLFTMTLLAATLFIAGHAVWMIWATLPQTPRIDLARMQPFRVLSFNVLGDNLENGGAITDYILESGADVAYVMEAAPVSLHLDRLVKTYPYRIGCGEHTPTCDLMILSKYPLDMIYVGNLSDLRRDRFAMAKIHVGGTALHLAAAHLSKPYFDGYHMEELGELGDVLSGIDGPLLLAGDFNASTLAPDMQKLLKVTGMTTTGLEPATWPIIGGAFGVPIDHIFIRSPLMAAKLSRIPSNFGSNHYGLITDLLLPKG
- a CDS encoding alpha/beta hydrolase, producing MAADKKGLIQMAQIFFFVIFTLIGVFATSWQAEAEDNQVWQPSGGIQQIPIWPHEAPDMETISLPPESLKPGKQTILNVTHPTMTIYPPKGKNSGTAIVVFPGGGFRVLAMDLEGTEICDWITGNGITCILLKYRVPGSDDYWDPDCHCRVIPKIRRALQDAQRTVRLVRARSQTLNIDPHKVGVIGFSSGGFLVAEISNISKPNYVPVDEADKLSSHPDFAIAAYPGHMCYDSGQPRHLNFAITKAAPPTFLVQASDDDVDNPCNSKVYADGLKKAGVPTELHIFDRGGHAFALRKPDLPVGQWPNLAIVWLKKVGML
- a CDS encoding ABC transporter ATP-binding protein, encoding MLIAAVIRLFERWVDPFTERADLCPPRGTTAFVWFYVRQAKWAFFAMAIFGGAVAVMEASMFWFVGRLVDLIDTVPKAAGWQGLLGAHGLELLGIAAVVVFVRFAVITLSALVEEQVVVLNFLNLVRWQSHVHVARQSLNFFHNDFAGRIATKVWAGGQATGDLLTSLLQVAWFMVIYTISTMALLAQLDWVLAAIIAVWVLVFAVLARYFVPRIRRHARDTAEAGSALTGRLVDSYANIQTLKLFARERQNDHYIRAGFERFQAAQAPFTRLITGVRASLALLSGGMILMIAAVCIDRWFSGAMTAGGMAFTLGLVLRLSMLLNRMMTQLNGMMRNIGTIQNAAEMISQPIGLKDRPDAKVLAVTGPEIRFEDVSFHYGKQKGAIDHLSLTIKPGEKVGIVGRSGAGKTTLVNLLLRFYDVEGGAIRIDGQDLRAVTQESLRGKIGMVTQDTALLHRSIRDNILFGRDEASEEQLRAAADQAEALGFIEKLVDQRGRTGFDVHVGERGVKLSGGQRQRIAIARVMLKDAPILVLDEATSALDSEVEAAIQSNLEQLMTGKTVLAIAHRLSTIASLDRLVVIDQGRIIEEGSHDELVERGGLYAELWARQSGGFIGGEEADRAAE
- the aac(6') gene encoding aminoglycoside 6'-N-acetyltransferase, coding for MKLIVEIGTIKDVEPWAQLRTALWPHHTLEDHRAELVRTFLSENGKAIAFIARNTANEAVGFAEASLRHDYVNGCSSSPVLFLEGIYVWPADRRQGIAGLLCNAVAEWGKSLGCVEFGSDAPLDNSASHALHTALGFEETQRVVVFRKPL